In Oryza sativa Japonica Group chromosome 3, ASM3414082v1, one DNA window encodes the following:
- the LOC4333425 gene encoding uncharacterized protein: MAAASQLLATATCLLALLLAAGWMVAAADARRLLDDVEYTGTAMPPAPAMAPVAEPGMDVHGGRMMLAEGRGLLAGGLRLAGRLLLGLGL; encoded by the coding sequence atggcggcggcgagccagcTTCTGGCCACGGCGACCTGCCTCCTGGccctgctcctcgccgccggctggatggtcgccgccgccgacgcgcgccgcctgctcgACGACGTGGAGTACACGGGCACGGCtatgccgccggcgccggcgatggcgccggTGGCTGAACCGGGCATGGACGTTCACGGCGGTCGGATGATGCTCGCCGAGGGCCGCGGCCTGCTCGCCGGTGGGCTTCGCCTCGCGGGGAGGCTGCTTCTAGGCCTCGGACTCTAA